The Anaerolineales bacterium region TGCGAAGACGGTGGACGAGGCGTTGCGTGTCAATCAGGAGTTGGCGAACATCGAGGCGCAGATCGAGCAGATCAAGGGACGCATGAACTACCTGACCGATCGCTCTGCCTTTTCGACGATCACGATCAACCTTGAGCCTGAGTTCCCCGTCCTGACGCCGACTCCCACTTCGACTCCCAAGCCGACGGCGACTCCCATCCCGTGGAAGCCTGCGGATACGTTCAACGACGCCAAAGGCACGGTGACGGTCGTATATCAGGGAATTGCGAATTTCCTGATCTGGCTGGTTGTGGTGATTCTGCCCATCGTCCTGCCGCCTGCGTTGATTCTTTGGGCGATGTGGAAGTTGTTGAATCGGAAGCCGAAGAGCAGTGAAAAGTGAATCAGTGATCGGTGATCAGTAATTGGTAAATGGTAATTGGTAATTGGGGGGGGGTGGAGACTGGAGATTGAGAATTGGAGAATTAGAGAATTGGGAACAGGGACGGCGAGGGTGGGCGCTGTCTCTGTTCTTGCTTCAATTTATGGATAACGGGAAACTTCTTGGTAATTATTGTCGCGGAGAACTGCTGGATCTGATTCGCTGTTATTCCAAATTTGGGTTCCAAAGTTACAGTTGAATCCCCCTCCATTCGGATTGTTTGCCCAAACGCGTAAAATTTCGCCAGGCATTATTGTTCCACTTAAACTGCATATCTGATCGCCTTTTTCGGATATCAACGACCAACCTGACAAATTCTGCGGCTGATTACCAAAATTCTCCAAATCCACGAACTCTTCTTCTTTGTTGACGGTTTTGATTCTGATGATTGCGCCGTTCGTCAATGACGGTAATGCAGTTGGCTCGAGCGTTAAAGTTGATGTTTCAGTCGCCGCAATGGTTATGATTGGGATTGGTGAGTTTGATTGCTCAGGCGAGTTTGTTGGTATTAACGTGGCGATAGGAGCGGATGCTGTTGAAGTTTGTAGTTCTGCTGCTTGGGCGGTTCCAGCGATGGCGGTTTGAATTGAATTTGGGTCAGACGTTGGAATTGTCACATTGGATGATGTGCCACAAGCCAGTGACACGAGCAACAGTACGACAAATGGAAAAATCGCTGTCCGATTTTGTACACTTTCTTTGGCTTTCATTCTAAACCTCCTGCTACGTACGCAATTTACCGAAGCGTTTATCAATACAAAGCTAGGATGCCTGCATCTGGATTTTCACTCAAGTTTGAGATTGCATCAAAACTTTCGCGAAGCAAATTTTCTATATCTTGGGTAGAACAGTTTCCTCGTCGAATCCAAACCACTCTTGGTGGAAACCCCATCAATATGCTCATTTCGCTGAAATCTGCGTCTTTGGTGACGATGATTAAATCGTTTTGGCGTGCATAATCCCAAACCGCCCTGTCAAACTCACTTCCCAACCCGACGAATGAAACATGAGTCGAGGATGGATACAAGTCTATCAACCTATCCACGAGTTTTGGGGATAGGTTTTCGTCGAAGAGAAGAGCCTTCATCCCTGTACTGCAAGCATGGAGTGTTCACGGTCAGCGGCGTAGCGCAGGCTTGCCAGAATATCTTCTTTTGTAAGGTATGGGAAATCATTCAGAATTTCTTGCTGGCTCATACCTGAAGAAAGATATTCAAGCACATCGTAAACGGTGATTCTCATGCCTCGGATACAAGGTTTGCCGCCTCGTTTTCCTGGCTCGATTGTAATGATGTTTCGTAAATCCATCTCTGCCTCCGAAGGTTGGGATGATTATAACATTCCCAAACCCAATGCAATCACCACCCCAAACGCCCCGCACGCAAAATTGACCCAGTCGTTCGTCAGCCATTTCCAGCCGCGCAGGTGGATTGTCTCCGTGCCGCAGGTGTGGAGGGGATGTTTCTCGGTTTCCTTGTTATCTTTCGGGCAGAAGTACATGGCTTGGACTGTCGCGCCGAGGAACGAGTCAAAGAGTGAGCCAGCGAGACCTGCAATAGAAATCAGTGGAAACAGTGACCAGTTAGAAGTGAACAGCGAGGCGAGGAGGGCGATCAACGCGGAGCCAGCCAGAGAGGCGAGCGTGCCGACGAGGGAGATTCCGCCCGAGGTCCCTTTTTCGACGCGCTTGCGTAAGTCGGTGATCATGCGCGGGGCGGACGGGTTCAACACGCCGAGTTCCGTCGCCCACGTGTCCGCGTTGACTGCGGCAAGCGAGGCGGCGAATCCGATCCAGCCGATGTTCGATTCGGGAAAAAAATAATGGACGATGACGAACGCCGCCGCCAATCCGCCGTTGCCGAAGACTTGTCCCGCGTCGCGCTGGTCGCCTTTGGAATATTTTTCGTTCAGTCCCTGCTTGCGAGTTTTGAAGGCGCGGCTCAACAACGTGGACGTGATGAAAAACGTCAACAACAAAACCGCCCACGGAATCCCGCCCAGCCCGAAGATGATCGTGCCGAGCAACAGCGCGGCGAGCGCTCCGCTTTTGCTCAGGCTGTGCGCGCGATAGGCGAGGAATGAAATGAGGAGGGCGAGGAGGAGTCCGTGGAGGAGGAGCATGAGTTGAAAGTCGAAAGTTGAAGGTTGAAGGTCAAAAGTCAAGAGTCATCCAGCGACCTTTGACCTTCAACTTGAAACCGTATTAGATCGGCGTCGTCACCAAAAACAATACCGCCGTCAAAAACAACAACGCGCTGACCGCGCTCGAAACCCAAAGGATGACTGCCAGCGGACGCGTGTGATCCCAGCGATAGAAATACAGCCCTGCGACGAGTCCGCTGATGAATAGCGCCATGCTGAGAAGCGGAAGCAGGATGAGCCGACTCGACGCCGTCGGATCGTTCGGCGCTCCGAACGCGTCGAACCCAAAGGGAATTTGGTTCAACGTGGGAATCAGAATTCCAACCCAGACGATCAACCCGATGTTGAGCAAGAGTCCGCTGACCCAGAGGAAGCGCGCAACGGGAGTTTGCCATGCTTGCGTGACGATGAACGACGGATACACCGACACAGGCTCAGCGGGCGAGAGACTTCCCATTTCGGTGGCGCGTGCGAACGTTCGGACAAGAGACGCCGCGTCCTTTGGCGAGATGGCAAAGACGCGCTTCGATGTCGCGATGAGGATGATATTCCGTGAATTCGATGCAATGAACTCGACCAGTCCCAGATCGGGATGCCGCCGCGTCCCGATCACCGCGCCTGATAAACGAAAGCGCGGCAACGCCAGCGGATTCGACAGATCGGACGCGGGTCGCACCCATTCGATGTCCGTCAACGGAATGTCTTCCACGCGCAAGCCCCACAGTATGGCGAGGCTGTCGCGGTCAATGTAGTAGTCCGCTCGTAGGAGGGCGTAGGCGCGATAACCAAAAAACGGAATCGGTGCAAAAGCGATGATGCCGATGAGCAAAAAATTGACGAACGACGGTCCCACCTGTGCGCGCGTCAAGTTGAAGAATGCCCAGCCTGAAATCCCTGCCAGCGCGAGGATGATCGCCCCGTGAACGAGGAGTCCGAATCGTTTGGATGGTGGGAAATGTCCAACTTTGGATGGGTTCATAAATTTACGCGTAGGGGCGACCCATTGGGTCGCCCTACATCAATACGATTTTATTTCTTCAACGATTCTCTCAATCGCCACAAGCCGATTTTCTTTTTCCTTGCGCGGTTTCAATTCTACCATCCCCTCTTTCAGTCCCTTTTCACCCACCGTCACGCGGACGGGACAGCCGATCAAATCTGCATCGTTGAATTTGACTCCCGCGCGCTCGTCGCGGTCATCGAACAAAACCGAAACGCCAGCGCGTTGCAACTCGTTGTAGATCTCTTCGGCTTTGGCGCGCGTGTCCAACTCCTTGCCTGGGACGTGCATCAGATACACGTCAAACAGCGTGGCAGGATGGGGGAGAGTCAATCCCTTGTCGTCGTGATGCGTCTCAGCAAGGGCGAGCAAGATGTTATCAAAATTATCGTTCAACTGAATCGCAGTCAAAGCCGTGAGCGGATTTCCGCAATTGGCACACGCATCGCCATCGTTGGCTTGCGCCAAATCTGCGACGATCTCCGCCGAATAATCACGCCCGTAATTTGTGTTCTTTAGATGAAAACCCGCTTCGTTCGCGCCTGCGACCAGATTCGGCGACGTGGGAATCAGATCGTCCACGACGATCACCGCGTCCTTTAACCCGACGGCTGACGCGTACCCCGCGACCGTTCCCGCCCTTTCAATTTCTTCCGCCCTCGCCGCACGGACGTCTCCCACCTGCGCCTTCAACTTTGCTTCGCTGAGTTGCATGTCCCCGCGCACGACGACGAAAACGAATTTTCCATCGCTGACGCGGGTGTACATCAAGGCTTTGGCGGTTTGTGCTTTTTCAATACCCAGAAAATTTGCCAACGATTCAATCGTGTTGCAATCAGGCGTGGCGATTTTTTCTAAAGGTAGGGACGAGTCATGACTCGCTCCTACGCGTTTCATGAATCGAGCAAGTTCGAGCCGCTCAGTGTATTTGCAGTTCGAGCAATGAGCAAGTTCAACATCTCCCGCTGTGATGGGAAAGAAGACTTCGTTGGTGTTGTTGATTAAGGGTAGAGAAAGATGAAAGAGGAAAGAATTGTCGTTTGATAAACTTTTTAAATGATTGATGGCGGCTGCTCCCAACTTCGTCGGCACATTCTCCCGCGTCAAATATCCCGCGCGGACGAGGAAAGCGAATCCCTCTGTCCGCGCGTTGTTGGGAGACTCGCGTTGAGTTTGGATTTGAAGGTCACGGTATTTCATGGGGAGGTGAGGGTGCGTCGCACTTGTAGGTGAAGATGAGTCTAAAAGATCGGTGTCGTCCGCCCTGCGAAAAAGTCAGGTAAAGTGTGGTGCGACGCACTTTAGGCTTCGGTTTTTTTCTTCCTCGGAATCTTTTGCGTTTTCTCAGGCTCAGGGACGACGATTGGCGTCGCCGCGATGGATTCGGCTTGGGCGGCTTCCGAAGGCGTTGTTTCGGGAGCAGGCTCAAGGTCGAGTTCGACCGTTTCTTCCATCCGAATTTGACCGCGTAGGAACGCGCCTTCCTCCGTCACGAACGCGGTCGTGACCACGTCTCCCCAAACGCGACCCGAGCCGCGAATTTCCAATTTTTGAGTCGTGATGTTGCCGCGCACCGCGCCCGCCACGATGACCGTGTTCGCGCGCACGTTCTGGCAGGTGACGCGCCCCGTCTCGCCGATGACGAGCATCCCGAGCAGGGCGATCTCACCCTCGAACGCGCCTTCGATGCGGACGCCGCCCGAACCGTTGATCGAACCGTGCCAAATCACGCCCGAGCCAAGCACGGACGTGATCCGCTCGACGGCTTGCACGGCGGGTTGTTGAGTTTCTGTCGGTGTTGTATTGCGCTTGAACATGAGGTAATTTTACCGTTAAAACAAAAAGGGCAGACACACCAGCCCGCCCCACTGTTTTACTGCTTACTGATCACTGCTCACTGAATCACTCGCTCTTCTCTTCCTTCGCCGCAATCTGCACGCCCATGATGTTGAACCCTGAATCGACGTAGATGACCTCGCCCGTGATGCGCGCCGATAGATCGGAAGCGAGGAAGACAGCTAAATTGCCGCAGTCGTCAATCGTCACATTTTCACGCAAAGGCGCGGCGTCTGCAAAGTGCTTGTACATGTCTCGGAAACCGCCCACGCCCGCCGCGGCAAGCGTGCGAATCGGTCCCGCCGAAATGGCATTCACCCGAATCTTTTGCGGACCCAAGTCGTAAGCCAAATACCGCGTCGACGATTCCAGCGCGGCTTTTGCCACGCCCATCACGTTGTAATGCGGGGCGACCTTCACCGCACCCGAACCGTACGTGAGGCACATCACCGATGCGCCAGGATTCAGAATCGGCAAAAAGGCATTCGTCAGCGCGACGAACGAAAACACTGAAATATCCATCGTGTTCTTGAAGCCCTCGCGCGAAGTTTGATAATAAGGTCTGCTCAACTCGTCGCGTCCAGCGAACGCAATCGAATGAACCAGCACATCAATCTTTCCGAAATGCTTCGCGGCTTTCTCTGCCACCGCCGTGATCTGATCGTCCTTCGTCACGTCGCATTCTTCCACCCATTTGCATCCGACCTGTTCCGCGAGCGGCTTCACGCGCCGTTCGAGCATCTCGCCCGCGTAACTGACGCCTAGGTTCGCGCCCTCACGATGAAACGCCTGCGTGATTCCCCAAGCGATCGATTTGTCGTTCGCCAACCCAAACACCAATGCGTTTTTGCCTTCAAGTAATCCCATGATGTCTCCTTATGTCCTTATGTCATTGCGAGGAGGGCGTTAGCCCGACGAAGCAATCTCCTCGTTTGGAATTTTCCAATCTTTGACCAAAAACCTCCATGGCTTCGACAGCCACGGCTCAGGCGTATTATTTAAACCCACACGTGGACTTTTCGTCACGAGCGAATTTGGGACTTGGACTCCCGCTTCGATTCTCAAGGGGGAAGCTGGTTCAGTCAAGTCGGCTTTGTTCTCCCTCTTGGAGATTCCCATCGCCTGCGTCAACTTCCCTGGACCGAACGTATCGCGCCCATGTCTGCGCCTCGACATGAATTCTACACCCTCGATGGGCTGTATCGCACGAATTAACACCGCCGCAGGGAATCCTTCACGCTCGGTGACTACGTTGAACATCCAATGATTCCCGTACGTGAAATAGACATACGCATGACCCGCCTCGCCATACATGACCTCCGTGCGCGGCGTGAGTCCCGCTTTGCAATGACACGCCAAATCCTTTTCGCTGATGTACGCCTCCGTCTCGACGATGAGCCCGACCAACTTCTTGCCATTCAACATCCGCACTAGCCGCGCGCCGATCAACTCGCGTGCGACGGTCAAGGTAGGTCTATCATAAAAATTGCGAGGGAGGATTTTCATCGTTTGAAGGTTGGAAAGTTGGCAAGTTGAAACCTTCAAACTTTCTAACTTACCAACTTTTAGACATTATTTGAATCTCGAATCGCGTTTCAACGTCAACCGCAACCCCTCCGCCAAACTGATCGAGGAACGGTAATTCAATTTCTGGCTGGCAAGTGACAAATCTGCCCTCATGCGAGATACGCCACCTGAAGTTTTGGCGTTATAGATGACTTCTGCTTTGTTGCCCGTCACATTAAGCACATCGTTGATCAATTCTTTGATACTTGTTTCCGTCCCTGAGCCGACGTTGATAACCAGCCCATTGACGTTCGGCGCAGTCGCCGCGGCAACCAGCGCGCTGACCACATCATCCACGTACACATAATCCCGCGTTTGCGAACCGTCGCCGTGCGCGACCAGTGTCCCGCCGCGCAAGGCTTGTCGAAGGTAATGCGGCACCACTGGCGGATGAGACGCGGGCAAGTGTTGACCAGGTCCGTAGGCGTTGAAAATCCGCAGGCTGACCGTTTCGATTCCCCACAGCCCGCCGATCGTGCGGACGTAATATTCCGCCGCGAGTTTGGAGACGGCATAAGGCGAACGCGGGGCGGGGGTGAGAGTCTCTGTCAGCGGTTGTTCGGCTAAATCGCCGTAGACAGCCCCACTGGAGGCGAGAACGACGCGGCGTACGCCGACATCCCGCATTGCTTCCATCAGCGCGACCGTCCCGCCGACGTTGACGTTGTTGTAATCCCGCGGATACAAAACCGACTCAGGCACCGAGACGCGCGCCGCGAGGTGATAAACGACGTCCACCTCTTGCAGGAGGGTCCACAACTTGGGGCGGTCGCTCACGTCGCCGCGCGTGAAGTGGACATCGGGTGCCAGCGCCTGCGGATCGCCCGTGGAAAGATCGTCCAGCCCGCGCACTTGGTGACCCTCGCGGGCGAGATGGTTGGCAAGCGAAGAGCCGAGGAATCCCGCGGCTCCTGTGATGAGGAAATTCATAAGACGATTATAGCATTTCCCCTTTGCTAGATTTCCGTTGGGAGAGCGCCCAATAAAATGTTTTTTGCCACGGAGCGCACGGAGATTTTGAGAACTTTTCTCTGAGAACTTTGTGTTCTCTGTAGCAACGAAATATTTCTTTTCTCAATTGGGCGTTCCTTCTGCTGGCTTGATCTTTTGCAATTCACTCCGCGTCAACAAGATGACCGCGACCAGAATCAATCCGCCTCCCAGCAAGGCAATGGGAGATAACCGCTCCTGAAATAGCCACGCCGCCAACAAAACAGTGACCACCGGTTCCAATGTGGAGAGGGTGGCGGCATTGGTGGGACCGATCAACTCCAGCCCGGTGAGAAATGCAACCACGGGAACGACGGTTGAGATGAGTACGATGCCGATCATGCTATACCAACCGTTCACCGCAATGGGGAAATGCGCACCGTTGATCAGTGTGATCGTTCCAAAGACTGCGCCTGCCGAGGCAAAAATGACCGTGGACGATTGCGCCGCTGAAACGTGTTTCATCACGTTTGCGCCGACGATGATGTAGACCGAATAGATCACCGCCGCCGCGATTGCCATCAGCGCGCCGCTCAGTTGTCCGCCCGATGGATCAACGGTCAGCCCGGTGCCGACGAGCGCCAATCCCAGCGCAAGGATTTTTGTGCCAGTGATCCGCTCGCGGAAAATGAGAGCGGAAAGAATCATCACAATGCACGGGTACAAATACAACAGTAAAGCCACCAATCCCGCAGAGGCATATTTAATTGCGGTCAGGTAGAGAAACGATTGTCCCACATAGCCTAACGCGCCCATGCCGATCAATTGAATGAGCGTTCGTCCTCGGGGGAGAGACTCGCGCCGAGCCGCCAACAAAACCGCCATCAACACGGCGGCAATCGAGAAGCGCAGGAAGAGCACAGTGAACGTGTCCATGCCAGCGGCGTAAACGAAACGACCAAAGATCGCCAGTGTCCCAAACGCGGCGGCAGAGAGGGCGATGAGGAGGATGCCGGTGAGTTGTTTCATGAAGCAATTTTTTCAGTAAAAACCCGCCTCACATTGAGACGGGTTCAGATTACGATCTTCTCCTCGGCGCCAACCGATTTTTTGAAAATCTTGTCGGCGTGGGAGCGGGGCGTGGGGGGCGACCGCGTTCGCGCATGGCGTGACCATGCCGAGGCGGGGCAGGAGGCGAGTAGTCGAAGTCTGCAAGAGTCTCACGCTTGAGCGGTTGTCCCATGATGCGTTCGAGAGTCCGAATCATATCCTTGTCTTCGTCGGTCACCAACGTGAACGCGTCGCCTGTACGTTGTGCGCGTCCCGTGCGCCCGATGCGATGGATGTACGCGTCGGCGGTGTCGGGCATATCGAAGTTGATGACGTGTGTGATGCTGTCAATGTCGAGACCGCGCGCCGCGATATCGGTGGCGACCATAATGGGGAAGTGACCCGTTTTGAATCCATGCAGGGCGCGCTCGCGCTGTCCTTGCGTGCGGTTGCCGTGCAGGGACGTGACGCGGAACCCCGCATGAGCGATTTGTTTCGCCACTTTGTCGGCGCGATGTTTGGTGCGCGTGAAGACCAGCACCGAATCTGAATTGATCATACGTAGTAGTTTGACCAATAGACCCGACTTCAAATGTTGCGGCACAGGGTAGAGCGCGTGCGCCACCGTAACGGCGGGCTTGCTGATTCCCATCGCAATCTTTTGCGGCTCGGTCAGCGTTTGCGAGGCGAGTTGCTCCACCTCAACCGGGAACGTGGCGGAGAACAACATCGTCTGTCGTTGCGTCGGCACCACTTTGATGATCCGTTTTACGTCGGGCAAAAATCCCATGTCGAACATGCGGTCGGCTTCGTCGAGCACCAAGATTTCGATGCGATTCGTTTTTACGTGGCGTTGATTAATGAGATCAAGCAAACGCCCTGGGCACGCCACTAGGATTTCCACCCCGTTTCGCAATGCCTTGATCTGACGGTCGCTTCCGACGCCCCCATAGATGGTCGCGCTCTTCAGCCCTGTCCCCGCCGACAGCTGATGCACGACTTGGTTGATCTGCTCAGCCAACTCGCGCGTCGGTGTGACGATGAGCGCGCGCGGCATCCCGCGCGGACCGTCGAGCAGTTTGTTCAAAATGGGGAGGACGAACGCGGCGGTCTTGCCCGTCCCCGTCTGCGCGGTGCCGATGATGTCGCGTCCGCGTAAGGCGGCGGGAATCGCCGCTTCCTGGATCGGCGTCGCGGTTTCGTAGCCCGCGACCTTGATTCCCTGCATGAGGCGGGAATCCAAATTAAATTGTTCGAAGTTCAAAATTGTTCCTGTTCTTCAGAAGTCTTGCACGTGTAGCGAGTGAGTATCCCTCAGTCAAAAACAGCGGTGGACTGCTGATGTAGATTATTGATGGGAGGATTATACACTAGGATTCAAATGTCATTGCGAGGGCGAAGCCCGAAGCAATC contains the following coding sequences:
- a CDS encoding lamin tail domain-containing protein, producing the protein MKAKESVQNRTAIFPFVVLLLVSLACGTSSNVTIPTSDPNSIQTAIAGTAQAAELQTSTASAPIATLIPTNSPEQSNSPIPIITIAATETSTLTLEPTALPSLTNGAIIRIKTVNKEEEFVDLENFGNQPQNLSGWSLISEKGDQICSLSGTIMPGEILRVWANNPNGGGFNCNFGTQIWNNSESDPAVLRDNNYQEVSRYP
- a CDS encoding DUF5615 family PIN-like protein; the encoded protein is MKALLFDENLSPKLVDRLIDLYPSSTHVSFVGLGSEFDRAVWDYARQNDLIIVTKDADFSEMSILMGFPPRVVWIRRGNCSTQDIENLLRESFDAISNLSENPDAGILALY
- a CDS encoding DUF433 domain-containing protein, which encodes MDLRNIITIEPGKRGGKPCIRGMRITVYDVLEYLSSGMSQQEILNDFPYLTKEDILASLRYAADREHSMLAVQG
- a CDS encoding DUF92 domain-containing protein, with the protein product MTFDLQPSTFDFQLMLLLHGLLLALLISFLAYRAHSLSKSGALAALLLGTIIFGLGGIPWAVLLLTFFITSTLLSRAFKTRKQGLNEKYSKGDQRDAGQVFGNGGLAAAFVIVHYFFPESNIGWIGFAASLAAVNADTWATELGVLNPSAPRMITDLRKRVEKGTSGGISLVGTLASLAGSALIALLASLFTSNWSLFPLISIAGLAGSLFDSFLGATVQAMYFCPKDNKETEKHPLHTCGTETIHLRGWKWLTNDWVNFACGAFGVVIALGLGML
- a CDS encoding PH domain-containing protein translates to MNPSKVGHFPPSKRFGLLVHGAIILALAGISGWAFFNLTRAQVGPSFVNFLLIGIIAFAPIPFFGYRAYALLRADYYIDRDSLAILWGLRVEDIPLTDIEWVRPASDLSNPLALPRFRLSGAVIGTRRHPDLGLVEFIASNSRNIILIATSKRVFAISPKDAASLVRTFARATEMGSLSPAEPVSVYPSFIVTQAWQTPVARFLWVSGLLLNIGLIVWVGILIPTLNQIPFGFDAFGAPNDPTASSRLILLPLLSMALFISGLVAGLYFYRWDHTRPLAVILWVSSAVSALLFLTAVLFLVTTPI
- a CDS encoding YbaK/EbsC family protein is translated as MKYRDLQIQTQRESPNNARTEGFAFLVRAGYLTRENVPTKLGAAAINHLKSLSNDNSFLFHLSLPLINNTNEVFFPITAGDVELAHCSNCKYTERLELARFMKRVGASHDSSLPLEKIATPDCNTIESLANFLGIEKAQTAKALMYTRVSDGKFVFVVVRGDMQLSEAKLKAQVGDVRAARAEEIERAGTVAGYASAVGLKDAVIVVDDLIPTSPNLVAGANEAGFHLKNTNYGRDYSAEIVADLAQANDGDACANCGNPLTALTAIQLNDNFDNILLALAETHHDDKGLTLPHPATLFDVYLMHVPGKELDTRAKAEEIYNELQRAGVSVLFDDRDERAGVKFNDADLIGCPVRVTVGEKGLKEGMVELKPRKEKENRLVAIERIVEEIKSY
- a CDS encoding polymer-forming cytoskeletal protein; the encoded protein is MFKRNTTPTETQQPAVQAVERITSVLGSGVIWHGSINGSGGVRIEGAFEGEIALLGMLVIGETGRVTCQNVRANTVIVAGAVRGNITTQKLEIRGSGRVWGDVVTTAFVTEEGAFLRGQIRMEETVELDLEPAPETTPSEAAQAESIAATPIVVPEPEKTQKIPRKKKTEA
- a CDS encoding enoyl-ACP reductase: MGLLEGKNALVFGLANDKSIAWGITQAFHREGANLGVSYAGEMLERRVKPLAEQVGCKWVEECDVTKDDQITAVAEKAAKHFGKIDVLVHSIAFAGRDELSRPYYQTSREGFKNTMDISVFSFVALTNAFLPILNPGASVMCLTYGSGAVKVAPHYNVMGVAKAALESSTRYLAYDLGPQKIRVNAISAGPIRTLAAAGVGGFRDMYKHFADAAPLRENVTIDDCGNLAVFLASDLSARITGEVIYVDSGFNIMGVQIAAKEEKSE
- a CDS encoding DNA-3-methyladenine glycosylase, yielding MTVARELIGARLVRMLNGKKLVGLIVETEAYISEKDLACHCKAGLTPRTEVMYGEAGHAYVYFTYGNHWMFNVVTEREGFPAAVLIRAIQPIEGVEFMSRRRHGRDTFGPGKLTQAMGISKRENKADLTEPASPLRIEAGVQVPNSLVTKSPRVGLNNTPEPWLSKPWRFLVKDWKIPNEEIASSG
- a CDS encoding NAD-dependent epimerase/dehydratase family protein, which translates into the protein MNFLITGAAGFLGSSLANHLAREGHQVRGLDDLSTGDPQALAPDVHFTRGDVSDRPKLWTLLQEVDVVYHLAARVSVPESVLYPRDYNNVNVGGTVALMEAMRDVGVRRVVLASSGAVYGDLAEQPLTETLTPAPRSPYAVSKLAAEYYVRTIGGLWGIETVSLRIFNAYGPGQHLPASHPPVVPHYLRQALRGGTLVAHGDGSQTRDYVYVDDVVSALVAAATAPNVNGLVINVGSGTETSIKELINDVLNVTGNKAEVIYNAKTSGGVSRMRADLSLASQKLNYRSSISLAEGLRLTLKRDSRFK
- a CDS encoding DMT family transporter, giving the protein MKQLTGILLIALSAAAFGTLAIFGRFVYAAGMDTFTVLFLRFSIAAVLMAVLLAARRESLPRGRTLIQLIGMGALGYVGQSFLYLTAIKYASAGLVALLLYLYPCIVMILSALIFRERITGTKILALGLALVGTGLTVDPSGGQLSGALMAIAAAVIYSVYIIVGANVMKHVSAAQSSTVIFASAGAVFGTITLINGAHFPIAVNGWYSMIGIVLISTVVPVVAFLTGLELIGPTNAATLSTLEPVVTVLLAAWLFQERLSPIALLGGGLILVAVILLTRSELQKIKPAEGTPN
- a CDS encoding DEAD/DEAH box helicase; this encodes MNFEQFNLDSRLMQGIKVAGYETATPIQEAAIPAALRGRDIIGTAQTGTGKTAAFVLPILNKLLDGPRGMPRALIVTPTRELAEQINQVVHQLSAGTGLKSATIYGGVGSDRQIKALRNGVEILVACPGRLLDLINQRHVKTNRIEILVLDEADRMFDMGFLPDVKRIIKVVPTQRQTMLFSATFPVEVEQLASQTLTEPQKIAMGISKPAVTVAHALYPVPQHLKSGLLVKLLRMINSDSVLVFTRTKHRADKVAKQIAHAGFRVTSLHGNRTQGQRERALHGFKTGHFPIMVATDIAARGLDIDSITHVINFDMPDTADAYIHRIGRTGRAQRTGDAFTLVTDEDKDMIRTLERIMGQPLKRETLADFDYSPPAPPRHGHAMRERGRPPRPAPTPTRFSKNRLAPRRRS